In Flavobacterium endoglycinae, one DNA window encodes the following:
- a CDS encoding UDP-N-acetylmuramate--L-alanine ligase, with protein MKTHFIAIGGSAMHNLALALHNKGYLVTGSDDAIFEPSKSRLEKKGILPAEMGWFPEKITADINAVILGMHAKADNPELLKAQELGLKIYSYPEFLYEQSKNKTRVVIGGSHGKTTITSMILHVMNYHNIAVDYMVGAQLEGFDTMVHLTEENDFIVLEGDEYLSSPIDRRPKFHLYQPNIALISGIAWDHINVFPTYENYVEQFEIFIEKITNGGILVYNENDPEVKRVSEAATNPIRKLPYHTPEYTVNNGVTLLKTPEGNMPIEVFGAHNLNNLAGAKWICQNMGVDEADFYEAIASFKGASKRLEKIVEGKGKVAYKDFAHSPSKVAATTKAVKEQYPDRTLVACLELHTYSSLNAAFLKEYEGALEYADVAVVFYSPDAVKIKQLEEVTYEQIAKAFNREDLVIYTNPAEFKEYLFNLNLDNSALLLMSSGNYGGLNFDEVKGLIE; from the coding sequence ATGAAAACACATTTCATCGCTATTGGCGGAAGCGCAATGCACAATTTAGCATTGGCATTACATAATAAAGGATATCTGGTTACAGGAAGTGACGATGCTATTTTTGAGCCGTCAAAATCAAGATTGGAGAAAAAAGGAATTCTTCCAGCAGAAATGGGTTGGTTTCCAGAAAAAATAACTGCCGATATCAATGCAGTTATTTTAGGAATGCATGCAAAAGCAGATAATCCTGAATTATTAAAAGCGCAGGAATTGGGATTGAAGATTTATTCATATCCTGAATTTTTATACGAACAGTCTAAAAATAAAACTCGTGTGGTAATTGGCGGTTCACATGGTAAAACAACCATTACGTCTATGATTCTGCATGTAATGAACTATCATAATATTGCGGTTGACTACATGGTAGGAGCACAGTTGGAAGGTTTTGATACTATGGTGCATCTTACAGAAGAAAATGATTTTATAGTTTTGGAAGGCGATGAATATTTATCATCACCAATTGACCGTCGCCCTAAGTTTCATTTATACCAGCCAAACATTGCTTTGATTTCTGGAATTGCTTGGGATCATATTAATGTTTTTCCAACGTATGAGAATTATGTAGAGCAGTTTGAAATTTTTATAGAAAAGATTACAAACGGAGGCATTTTGGTATACAACGAAAATGATCCTGAAGTAAAACGTGTTTCTGAAGCTGCAACAAATCCAATTCGTAAACTTCCGTATCATACACCGGAATATACCGTAAATAATGGTGTTACTTTATTAAAAACTCCAGAAGGCAATATGCCGATTGAAGTTTTTGGAGCTCATAATTTAAACAATCTTGCCGGAGCGAAATGGATCTGTCAAAATATGGGTGTAGACGAAGCCGATTTCTACGAAGCGATCGCAAGTTTTAAAGGAGCTTCTAAGCGTTTGGAAAAAATTGTAGAAGGTAAAGGAAAAGTAGCTTACAAAGATTTTGCACATTCGCCAAGTAAAGTAGCGGCAACAACAAAAGCAGTAAAAGAACAATATCCTGATAGAACATTAGTAGCTTGTTTAGAGTTGCATACATACAGCAGTTTAAATGCTGCATTTTTAAAAGAATATGAAGGCGCTTTAGAATATGCAGATGTTGCAGTTGTGTTTTATTCGCCAGATGCCGTAAAAATTAAACAGCTTGAAGAAGTAACTTACGAACAAATAGCAAAAGCTTTTAACCGTGAAGATTTAGTGATTTATACCAATCCGGCTGAATTCAAAGAATATTTATTCAATTTGAACCTTGATAATTCTGCTCTTTTATTAATGAGTTCAGGTAATTATGGTGGTTTGAATTTTGATGAAGTAAAAGGTTTGATTGAGTAA
- a CDS encoding DUF1287 domain-containing protein, with amino-acid sequence MKRFCFLLFFQILISCHQSNKDVAVSNDNFIPKTYSEKLSQAAISIIDPSIHYDPSYFKIEYPNGDVPKNKGVCTDVITRSYRKLGVDLQKEVHEDMLQNFTAYPNLKKWGMTKTDTNIDHRRVPNLEIFFERKGIKLPVTKNPNDYKTGEIVTWMINDKLPHIGIVTHKKSHDGKRNLIVHNVGNGQVLEDCLFAYKIVGHFKYEGTSN; translated from the coding sequence ATGAAAAGATTTTGTTTCCTTTTATTCTTTCAAATTCTCATTTCTTGCCATCAAAGTAATAAAGATGTTGCAGTAAGTAACGATAATTTTATACCAAAAACATACTCTGAAAAATTATCTCAGGCTGCAATTTCAATCATTGATCCTTCAATTCATTATGATCCTTCTTATTTCAAAATTGAATATCCAAATGGTGATGTCCCAAAAAACAAAGGAGTTTGTACCGATGTTATCACTCGTTCATATCGAAAATTAGGTGTCGATTTACAAAAAGAAGTACATGAAGATATGCTTCAAAATTTTACAGCGTATCCAAATCTTAAAAAATGGGGAATGACTAAAACCGATACTAATATTGATCATCGCAGAGTTCCAAACCTAGAAATATTTTTTGAACGAAAGGGCATTAAACTTCCGGTCACAAAAAATCCAAATGATTATAAAACTGGTGAAATTGTAACCTGGATGATTAACGATAAACTTCCGCACATCGGAATCGTAACTCATAAAAAATCACACGATGGAAAACGAAATCTTATTGTTCACAACGTTGGAAACGGTCAGGTTTTAGAAGACTGTTTATTTGCTTATAAAATTGTAGGTCATTTTAAATATGAAGGAACTTCAAATTAG
- the radC gene encoding RadC family protein, translated as MEESYFPIKNWSEDDKPREKLMLKGKEALSNAELLAILIGSGSRNETAVGLSKRILASAGNLNSLTKLSISQLMNFKGIGEAKAISIMAALELSRRLRSEKAVETEKITSSKMVFEIMQPIIGELSHEEFWVLFLNNSNNVISKAQLSKGGIAGTVVDARLVFKLALEYFATGVILCHNHPSGSLIPSEADKQVTKKLKVAGESLDVKVLDHLIISGAKYYSFVDEGIF; from the coding sequence ATGGAAGAATCTTATTTCCCTATTAAAAATTGGTCAGAAGATGACAAACCGCGTGAAAAATTAATGTTGAAAGGGAAAGAAGCATTAAGCAACGCCGAATTACTTGCTATTTTAATTGGTTCCGGAAGCCGAAATGAAACAGCTGTTGGATTAAGTAAACGAATTTTAGCAAGTGCAGGTAACTTAAATTCTCTTACAAAATTATCTATTTCCCAATTAATGAACTTTAAAGGAATAGGTGAGGCAAAAGCAATATCAATTATGGCTGCTCTCGAATTAAGTAGACGTTTACGATCTGAGAAAGCAGTTGAAACAGAAAAAATTACTTCTAGTAAAATGGTTTTTGAAATTATGCAACCTATTATTGGGGAACTTTCTCATGAAGAATTTTGGGTGCTTTTTCTTAATAATTCTAATAATGTAATTTCTAAAGCGCAATTAAGTAAAGGAGGAATTGCTGGAACTGTTGTAGATGCACGATTAGTTTTTAAACTTGCCTTAGAATATTTCGCTACAGGCGTGATTTTGTGCCACAATCATCCTTCTGGAAGTCTAATACCAAGTGAGGCTGATAAGCAAGTTACAAAGAAATTAAAAGTAGCGGGGGAGAGTTTAGATGTTAAAGTTTTGGATCATTTGATTATATCTGGAGCAAAATATTATAGTTTTGTAGATGAAGGAATTTTTTAA
- a CDS encoding YjjG family noncanonical pyrimidine nucleotidase, which translates to MNTKITDIFFDLDHTLWDFDKNSEMAFERIFKSKYAEIQTQDFIKEYVPINQECWRLYQNDLITHEELRYNRLKFSFNALNYVISDENILEIANDYIEFLTDNNYLFDGAIEVLEYLKPKYKLHIITNGFANVQEKKIRNAALGGYFTTITNSELAGVKKPNSIIFDYALKLANTSKENSIMIGDDLDADVNGALNAGLDAIFFNDKKIEITQNFKQINHLLELKNYL; encoded by the coding sequence ATGAATACCAAAATCACAGATATCTTTTTTGACTTAGACCATACGCTTTGGGATTTCGACAAAAATTCAGAAATGGCATTTGAACGGATCTTTAAAAGTAAATATGCCGAAATACAAACACAGGATTTTATTAAAGAATACGTACCCATTAATCAGGAATGTTGGAGATTGTACCAAAACGATCTCATAACACACGAAGAACTTCGTTATAACCGATTAAAGTTTTCTTTTAATGCTTTAAATTATGTGATTTCTGATGAAAATATTCTAGAGATCGCAAATGATTATATTGAGTTTTTAACTGACAATAATTATCTTTTTGATGGTGCAATTGAAGTATTGGAATATTTAAAACCAAAATACAAATTGCATATCATCACTAATGGTTTTGCAAACGTTCAGGAAAAGAAAATTAGAAACGCTGCTTTAGGCGGTTATTTCACAACTATTACAAATTCTGAATTAGCAGGTGTTAAAAAACCAAATAGTATTATCTTTGATTATGCTCTTAAACTAGCTAATACTTCCAAAGAAAACAGCATTATGATTGGAGACGATCTTGATGCAGATGTCAATGGAGCTTTGAATGCCGGTTTAGATGCTATCTTTTTTAACGATAAAAAAATTGAAATAACTCAGAATTTCAAACAAATAAACCATTTATTAGAACTAAAAAATTATTTATAA
- a CDS encoding replication-associated recombination protein A has product MEAPLAERIRPQKLEDYVSQHHLVGPNGSLTQQIAKGIIPSLIFWGPPGTGKTTLAQIIAQESKRPFYVLSAINSGVKDIRDVIDKAKQRSGGLFTAKNPILFIDEIHRFSKSQQDSLLAAVEKGWITLIGATTENPSFEVIPALLSRCQVYVLNAFTKDDLEALLHRAMKVDTYMASKNINLKETEALLRLSGGDGRKLLNIFELVVNASAGDEVTITNDRVLELVQQNTVLYDKTGEQHYDIVSAFIKSMRGSDPNGAVYWLARMIEGGEDVKFIARRMLILASEDIGNANPTALIMANNTFQAVTTIGYPESRIILSQCAIYLATSPKSNASYMAIGNAQQLVKQTGDLPVPIHLRNAPTKLMKELGYGEDYKYSHDYANNFAEQEFLPDAIKETVLYNPGNNSRENSTREFLKNRWKDKYGY; this is encoded by the coding sequence ATGGAAGCACCATTAGCAGAACGAATTCGCCCGCAAAAATTAGAAGATTATGTTAGTCAGCATCATTTGGTTGGACCTAACGGATCGTTGACACAGCAAATTGCAAAAGGAATAATCCCTTCTTTAATTTTTTGGGGACCTCCGGGAACTGGAAAAACAACTTTGGCACAAATTATTGCTCAGGAATCAAAACGTCCTTTTTATGTTTTGAGTGCGATTAATTCTGGTGTTAAAGACATTCGTGATGTTATTGACAAAGCCAAACAAAGAAGCGGAGGACTTTTTACTGCCAAAAATCCAATTTTGTTTATTGATGAGATTCACCGTTTCAGCAAATCACAACAGGATTCTCTTTTAGCTGCTGTAGAAAAAGGCTGGATTACACTTATTGGTGCCACGACCGAAAACCCAAGTTTTGAAGTTATTCCTGCTTTATTATCGCGTTGTCAGGTATATGTTTTAAATGCTTTCACAAAAGATGATTTAGAAGCGCTATTACATCGTGCGATGAAAGTAGATACCTATATGGCTTCCAAAAACATTAATTTAAAAGAAACCGAAGCTTTATTAAGACTTTCCGGCGGAGATGGCAGAAAACTGCTCAATATATTTGAACTTGTTGTTAATGCATCAGCTGGAGATGAAGTAACGATTACAAATGATCGTGTTCTAGAACTGGTACAGCAAAATACCGTTTTATACGACAAAACAGGCGAACAGCATTATGACATTGTTTCGGCATTTATAAAATCGATGCGAGGAAGCGACCCTAATGGAGCAGTATATTGGTTAGCTCGCATGATTGAAGGTGGTGAAGATGTAAAATTTATTGCCCGAAGAATGTTGATTCTGGCAAGCGAAGACATTGGAAATGCCAACCCAACAGCACTTATAATGGCCAATAATACTTTCCAGGCGGTTACTACAATTGGATATCCTGAAAGTCGTATTATTTTAAGCCAATGTGCGATTTATTTAGCTACTTCTCCAAAAAGCAACGCTTCGTATATGGCAATTGGAAATGCACAGCAATTAGTAAAACAAACTGGTGATCTCCCCGTTCCTATTCATTTAAGAAATGCTCCTACCAAACTTATGAAAGAACTTGGTTATGGAGAAGATTATAAATATTCACACGATTATGCTAATAATTTTGCTGAACAGGAATTCTTGCCAGATGCTATAAAAGAAACGGTTCTTTACAATCCTGGAAACAATTCTAGAGAGAACAGTACCCGTGAATTCTTAAAGAACCGTTGGAAAGATAAATATGGTTATTAG
- a CDS encoding rhomboid family intramembrane serine protease, which produces MNDNQFKFSTSVVGLPVLFVLLLWIVYWIQIRFDFDFYKNGIYPRDFSGLQGVIFSPFIHENLDHLYNNSIPLLILLAAMPFFYPKQTFGVIVYGILLSGFITWLIGRNNFHIGASGLIYVLVSFIFFKGIQTKYYRLVALSLTVILVYGGMIWYVFPDVDQSISWEGHLGGLIGGFLLTLYYKTPEYSKPIVYDWQKPDFDPQNDPFMKHFDENGNFVNTVHEEELIPEDGYFISSYPVNYVITKTESEDKENME; this is translated from the coding sequence ATGAATGACAACCAATTTAAGTTTTCTACTTCCGTTGTTGGATTACCAGTTCTCTTTGTTTTATTGCTTTGGATAGTCTATTGGATTCAGATTCGTTTCGACTTTGATTTTTACAAAAATGGGATTTATCCGCGTGATTTTTCGGGATTACAAGGCGTGATTTTTAGTCCGTTTATACATGAAAACTTAGATCACCTTTATAATAATTCAATTCCGCTTTTAATCCTTTTAGCGGCGATGCCTTTCTTTTATCCTAAACAAACTTTTGGAGTTATTGTTTATGGAATTTTGTTGTCAGGATTCATTACATGGTTAATTGGTCGTAACAATTTCCATATTGGTGCTAGTGGCTTGATTTACGTTTTGGTCAGTTTTATATTTTTTAAAGGAATTCAAACTAAATACTATCGATTGGTTGCTTTATCACTAACTGTAATTTTGGTTTACGGCGGTATGATTTGGTATGTTTTTCCAGATGTCGATCAGTCGATTTCCTGGGAAGGCCATCTAGGAGGTTTAATTGGTGGATTTCTATTGACACTTTACTACAAGACTCCCGAATATTCTAAACCGATTGTTTACGATTGGCAGAAGCCTGATTTTGATCCGCAAAATGACCCTTTTATGAAGCACTTTGATGAAAACGGAAATTTTGTTAATACTGTTCATGAAGAAGAACTTATACCTGAAGATGGATATTTTATTTCTAGCTATCCAGTAAATTATGTTATAACTAAAACAGAATCAGAAGATAAAGAAAATATGGAGTAG
- a CDS encoding DUF2490 domain-containing protein encodes MLSKSILKSSVNLFCCLFVLLSITKSNGQNTTYNQFWSEIQFNQTISKKWSTEIDFGAAYSSTESSSNLFENTIQRSVRGWGHYYFSPRLKFSTFLAYYNNKDVPEIGQFESPEWRFALQGIYYFHKTGYTLSTRARTEFRYMKNQDDDYENVIRYRQQIKYLQPLNSKALREGVVYAVASDEIYLKSGTKVTGESFFDRNRFNIGAGYLFTDNIQIELTYANEYLPRNSGNQFTNALSLNLSFNNLMRNIKKRILENIHKDSDDE; translated from the coding sequence ATGCTTTCAAAATCTATTCTAAAATCGTCAGTTAATTTATTCTGCTGCTTGTTTGTATTGTTATCAATTACAAAAAGCAACGGACAAAATACTACTTACAATCAGTTTTGGAGTGAAATTCAATTCAATCAAACTATAAGCAAAAAGTGGTCTACTGAAATAGATTTCGGAGCAGCTTATTCAAGTACCGAATCATCTTCGAATTTATTTGAAAACACTATTCAGAGATCCGTAAGAGGATGGGGACATTATTATTTTTCTCCAAGATTGAAATTTTCCACTTTTCTAGCGTATTATAACAATAAAGATGTTCCCGAAATCGGCCAATTTGAATCTCCAGAATGGCGTTTTGCATTACAGGGAATTTATTATTTTCACAAAACAGGTTATACATTGAGTACTCGTGCACGTACTGAATTTCGTTACATGAAAAATCAGGATGATGATTATGAAAATGTCATTCGTTACCGCCAGCAGATAAAATATCTTCAACCCTTAAACAGTAAAGCTCTAAGAGAAGGTGTTGTTTATGCTGTTGCATCTGATGAAATTTATCTAAAATCAGGAACTAAAGTTACAGGAGAGAGTTTTTTCGACAGGAATCGATTTAATATAGGAGCCGGATATTTATTTACAGATAATATTCAAATCGAATTGACTTATGCAAATGAATATTTACCAAGAAACAGTGGAAACCAATTTACAAATGCGCTTTCTCTTAATTTGAGTTTCAATAATCTTATGCGAAATATCAAAAAGAGAATTCTAGAGAATATTCATAAAGACAGTGATGATGAATAA
- the rlmB gene encoding 23S rRNA (guanosine(2251)-2'-O)-methyltransferase RlmB gives MEKEHQIFGIRAIIEAIQAGQEVDKVFIQKEISGDLMKDLMKVMKRANINFSYVPVEKLNRLTPNNHQGAVATISPIGFIDIEHLVESTIASGSKPLFLILDQISDARNFGAIIRTAECTGVNGIIIQKAGSAPVNGDTVKTSAGAVFNVPICKVEHIKDAIFYLQGSGIKTVAATEKTDHNIYDISLNEPLAIIMGSEDRGINPSVLKIVDEKAKLPMFGSIGSLNVSVACGAFLYEAVRQRK, from the coding sequence ATGGAAAAAGAACATCAAATATTTGGCATTAGAGCCATTATAGAAGCAATACAAGCTGGTCAGGAAGTTGATAAAGTATTCATTCAGAAAGAGATTTCAGGAGACTTAATGAAAGACCTAATGAAAGTGATGAAACGAGCTAACATCAATTTTTCATATGTACCAGTTGAAAAACTAAACCGATTAACTCCAAATAACCATCAAGGTGCTGTTGCTACAATTTCACCAATTGGTTTTATTGATATAGAACATTTAGTAGAATCAACTATTGCTTCGGGTTCGAAACCTCTTTTTTTAATATTAGATCAGATTTCTGATGCACGAAACTTTGGCGCTATCATTAGAACTGCAGAATGCACCGGAGTGAATGGTATTATCATTCAAAAAGCAGGATCCGCACCAGTAAACGGTGACACGGTTAAAACTTCTGCAGGAGCTGTATTCAATGTGCCAATATGCAAAGTTGAACATATTAAAGATGCTATTTTTTATCTTCAGGGATCAGGTATAAAAACTGTTGCCGCTACCGAAAAAACAGATCACAATATTTACGACATATCCCTAAATGAGCCTTTGGCAATTATTATGGGGTCTGAAGACAGAGGAATCAACCCTTCAGTTCTTAAAATTGTCGATGAAAAAGCCAAATTACCAATGTTTGGATCAATAGGATCTTTAAATGTTTCTGTTGCCTGCGGAGCATTTTTATACGAAGCTGTACGCCAGAGAAAATAA
- a CDS encoding SusD/RagB family nutrient-binding outer membrane lipoprotein, translating to MKNRLIILLSFITLFSSCSDDFGNMNQDTKNPTTTAPEYLFTNAEKFMMDQVTSTSVNFNVFRLFAQQWAEVQYPQETQYDLTGRTIPDRHWATYYRDVLKDFKEAKSLLNQQKANYTGAPEGLVVIDNKIAIIDILSSYCYGILVDTFGDVPYTEALDIDGHPQPKYDDAETIYRDLLTVLTAASHKLDQSAESYGDADLIYGGDTAKWAKFANSLRFRMAITMDDVDHAYASTQALAAQADGLILNSADGAYMPYATNTTNNNPLYLDLVASGRDDFIPANTFVNKLNALSDPRRAKYFTEYPAGSGQYKGGVYGTVNVYGDFSHITETIKDPVYPGVIFTYSEVEFLLAEAVERGIPVGGTAATHYTAAVTASLQDWGVAAADIATYLARTDVAYATATGTWKQKIGEQAWIAYYNRGFEAWTSYRRLDFPALVAPPVTFGDITEVPKRYSYPGIEQTLNAANLQAAVAKLGNNNVTTKLFWDKH from the coding sequence ATGAAAAATAGACTAATAATATTACTATCGTTCATAACCTTATTTTCATCATGCTCTGATGATTTTGGGAACATGAACCAAGACACAAAAAACCCTACTACCACTGCTCCAGAATATTTATTCACAAATGCTGAAAAATTCATGATGGATCAGGTGACAAGTACATCTGTAAACTTTAACGTATTCAGATTATTTGCTCAACAATGGGCTGAAGTACAATACCCACAAGAAACTCAATATGACTTAACTGGACGTACTATTCCAGATCGTCATTGGGCAACTTACTATCGTGATGTATTAAAAGATTTTAAAGAAGCTAAATCTCTTTTGAATCAACAAAAAGCAAACTATACTGGAGCTCCTGAAGGATTAGTGGTAATTGATAACAAAATCGCAATTATTGATATTTTATCTTCTTACTGCTACGGAATCTTAGTTGATACTTTTGGAGATGTACCTTACACTGAAGCATTAGATATTGACGGTCATCCGCAACCAAAATACGATGATGCTGAAACTATCTACAGAGATTTGCTTACTGTATTAACTGCTGCATCTCACAAATTAGATCAATCTGCCGAAAGCTATGGTGATGCAGACCTTATTTACGGTGGAGACACTGCTAAATGGGCTAAATTTGCTAACTCTTTACGTTTCAGAATGGCTATCACAATGGACGATGTTGATCATGCTTATGCTAGCACACAAGCATTAGCTGCACAAGCTGATGGTTTAATCCTTAACAGTGCTGATGGAGCTTACATGCCATACGCTACAAATACTACAAATAACAACCCGTTATACCTTGACTTAGTAGCTAGTGGACGTGATGACTTTATTCCAGCTAACACTTTTGTAAACAAATTGAATGCTTTATCTGATCCAAGAAGAGCTAAATACTTTACAGAATATCCAGCAGGTTCAGGACAATACAAAGGTGGTGTATATGGAACTGTTAACGTTTATGGAGACTTCTCTCACATCACTGAAACAATTAAAGATCCTGTTTATCCAGGTGTAATCTTTACTTACTCTGAAGTTGAATTCTTATTAGCTGAAGCTGTAGAAAGAGGTATTCCTGTAGGTGGTACTGCTGCAACTCACTACACTGCCGCTGTAACTGCATCTTTACAAGATTGGGGAGTAGCTGCTGCTGATATTGCAACTTACTTAGCAAGAACTGATGTTGCTTACGCTACAGCAACTGGAACATGGAAACAAAAAATTGGAGAACAAGCTTGGATCGCTTATTATAACAGAGGTTTCGAAGCTTGGACATCTTACAGAAGATTAGATTTCCCTGCTTTAGTAGCTCCTCCAGTAACTTTCGGTGATATCACTGAAGTTCCAAAACGTTACTCTTACCCAGGTATCGAGCAAACATTAAATGCTGCTAACTTACAAGCTGCAGTTGCTAAACTTGGTAACAACAATGTAACAACAAAACTTTTCTGGGATAAACACTAA